A single window of Salmo salar chromosome ssa21, Ssal_v3.1, whole genome shotgun sequence DNA harbors:
- the LOC106581869 gene encoding gap junction gamma-1 protein, with the protein MSWSFLTRLLDEISNHSTFVGKIWLTLLIVFRIVLTAVGGESIYYDEQSKFVCNTHQPGCENVCYDAFAPLSHIRFWVFQVIMITTPTVMYLGFAMHKIARMDDEEYRPRGRTMPMVSLGTNRNYEEAEDNGEEDPMISEEIEVEKEKKKEEKPNKKHDGRRRIKRNGLMKVYIFQLLSRAAFEVSFLFGQYILYGLEVSPSYVCKRSPCPHTVDCFVSRPTEKTIFLLIMYGVSALCLLFTLLEILHLGYSGIRDCLCRPRPRPPIPHQLASQRPTLCGHRVPTAPPGYTTALKKDPKGMRLDYNLGDSGRESFGDETSQQELERLRRHLKLAQQHLDLAHLNEDNSSPSRSSSPESNGTAVEQNRLNFAQEKQSSTCEKGLRA; encoded by the exons ATGAGCTGGAGTTTCCTGACGCGTCTCTTGGATGAGATCTCCAACCATTCCACTTTTGTGGGCAAGATCTGGCTCACGCTGCTCATCGTCTTCCGCATTGTGTTGACGGCTGTAGGAGGCGAATCCATCTACTACGATGAACAGAGCAAGTTTGTGTGCAATACGCACCAGCCCGGTTGCGAAAATGTGTGCTACGACGCTTTTGCGCCGCTCTCGCACATCCGTTTCTGGGTCTTCCAGGTGATCATGATCACCACCCCCACCGTCATGTACCTGGGCTTTGCCATGCACAAGATTGCCCGCATGGACGACGAGGAATACAGGCCCCGTGGTAGGACAATGCCCATGGTGAGCCTAGGGACCAACCGGAACTACGAGGAGGCGGAGGATAATGGTGAGGAGGATCCCATGATCTCGGAGGAGATTgaggtggagaaggagaagaagaaagaggagaaGCCCAACAAGAAGCATGACGGGCGCCGGCGCATCAAGCGCAATGGCCTCATGAAGGTGTACATCTTCCAGCTGTTGTCGCGTGCTGCTTTCGAGGTCTCCTTTCTGTTCGGCCAGTATATCCTCTACGGCCTGGAGGTGTCTCCCTCGTACGTGTGCAAACGCTCCCCCTGCCCGCACACAGTGGACTGCTTTGTGTCGCGCCCCACAGAGAAGACTATCTTCTTGCTCATCATGTACGGGGTGAGTGCCCTCTGTCTGCTCTTCACCTTGCTGGAGATCCTCCACCTGGGCTATAGCGGCATCCGGGACTGTCTCTGCCGCCCTCGTCCTCGCCCCCCAATTCCCCACCAACTGGCTAGCCAGCGTCCCACACTATGTGGCCACCGGGTCCCCACAGCTCCTCCGGGCTACACCACAGCTCTGAAGAAGGACCCCAAGGGCATGCGGTTGGACTACAACCTGGGCGACTCGGGCCGTGAGTCGTTTGGGGACGAGACTTCACAGCAGGagctggagaggctgaggaggCACCTGAAGCTGGCCCAGCAGCACCTGGACCTGGCCCACCTGAACGAGGACAACAGCAGTCCGTCGCGGAGCAGCAGCCCAGAGTCCAACGGGACGGCCGTGGAGCAGAACCGCCTCAACTTTGCCCAGGAGAAGCAGAGCAGCACCTGCGAGAAAG GTTTGCGAGCCTAA